Part of the Paenibacillus terrae HPL-003 genome is shown below.
GGCTACCAAGGGCTTTACCAACCTGATCACCGTCACGCTCAAAATGCAAAGCGGCGAGGAGCAACGTGTAGCGGGTACCCTGCTCGCAGGCTATGGCGAACGTATCGTCCAATTGAACCAGTTCCCGGTGGATGTGGCACCAGAAGCGCATTTCCTGCTCATCTCCCACAATGACAAACCCGGCATCATCGGCCGTGTCGGCACTCTGCTCGGGGAGAACGGTGTGAATATTGCCTCCATGCAGGTAGGACGTAAAATTGTCGGTGGTGAAGCCATCATGATTCTGACCGTTGATAAAGCCGTTCCTAAAGACGTGCTGATCCAACTGGTTGGCTTACCTGAACTGAATACTGCTCAAGAAGTGGTACTTGATTAATTATCAGCAGCGTTAGAGCATGTTAACATGCTCTGCTTTAATAACAGAGGCGCCCGGCGAGCCGGGCGTCTTTTTTTATATATCCATAACCATCATTAGACGCACCTGTTTTGGAAGCTGAATGTTCCACGTTGAACAAGATAAATGTTGATTTTTCAACAAAAAGCACCCTCTTCCGAGGATGCCTGCGAACCGGGGTATATTCTGCTGTTGGCTTACAAGCCTGTTACAGAGCCCGACTTTGTTTTTTTGGAGATCGGCAGCAAAATAGTGAACTCCGTCCCTTCCCCCAATACGCTGGCTGCGGAGACAGAGCCTCCGTGAGCCTCCACAATATTTTTGACAATAGCAAGCCCCAGACCGGTTCCTTTATCCACGCCTCGCACTCTGGCCTTGTCTGCCTTGTAAAAGCGGTCAAAAATATAAGGCAGGTCCTCACTGGCAATGCCCACACCTTCATCCTTAATCCGAATGCGAATCAGCTCATGCCGTTCCCCCAAAGTCCGATCGGCACTAATGGTAACCCTTTTTCCGCCGGGCGTATGTCTGAACGCATTATCTAACAAGTTGGTCAGCACCTGCTCCAATCGGTCTTCATCTGCTTCAGGTAGCAGTAGATGCTGACCTTGCTCTAGATAATCGAGCATCAGTCCCTGTTCCTTAGAGCGCACCGTAAATTTACGGTGAACACGCTCGATCAGTTCATTCACATCCACTTCCTGACGGTGCATGTCTGTATGACCTGCCTCCATTCGAGCCAGATCAAGCAGATCCTTGACCAGTCTTCCCATACGCAACGATTCATCATGAATGACCCGTACCAATTCCTCGGATTCTTCTGGTGAACCAGCCATTCCATCGAGCAAGGCCTCGCTGTAGCCCTGCATCATGGAAAGCGGTGTACGAATTTCATGGGACACATTTGCGACAAAGTCACTCCGCATCTTCTCCAGCTTGACTTCCTCCGTAATGTCTCTGAGTACAGCGACAGCGCCACGAATCACATTATCCGTGTACAACGGCGCCATCTGTACCGACCAAGAGCCCTGCTTTACATGAATATAGTCCCCGCCATCCTCTCCCCTGTCCATAACGGAATGGAACAACGGCAGCAACGGGCCAGTAACAGACACTCCGAATTCCTCCTGATCATGCTCATGCCACTCCAGCTTTTTCCAGCTATCTAGCAGACTTTGCGCAGGCGGATTCGTCAAAATGACTTGTCCGCTTCTATCGAAGGTCATTACAGCATCAGACATGCTTCTCAGCACGCTGGACAGATGATTCTTCTCCTCATTCAGACTGCGGATCGTCGCTTCCAGCTCCGTAGACATATGATTAAAAGTTTTCGCTAGTTCGCCAATCTCGTCACTCGTTACCAGCGAAAGTCGCGTATCATACCTTCCCTCACGGATCGCATTCGCCGCCTGAATCAACAGCTGCATAGGCTGCGTAATTTTAGTAAAAAGAAACAGAGCAAAAAAAAGTCGTCAGTAAAAAGCCGACAATGCATGTATAGGTGAACAAATGCTTGATTTCCGTCGATTCATACGCCGCGAAATTCCTGTTGATGTATGGCAACAAAAAAAGTCCCAGAAAAATAAGCACACAGCCTACCAGACAAATGATGGTGATCCACAGCTTGCCTACCAGCGATCTCCAGAAGCTCACGTTATTTTGGAACCTCCAGCTTGTAGCCGACACCCCAAACCGTTGTAATCATAGCCGCTGCCTCCGGTGATACTTTGTTCAGCTTTTCACGAAGCCGTTTGACATGTGTATCCACCGTGCGTAGATCACCAAAAAATTCATAATTCCATACATCTTTCAGCAGCTCTTCGCGCGAAAATACCTTGTCCGGCGATACAGCCAAATAATGCAGCAGCTCATACTCTTTAGGAGTGAGGCTGATTTCAATCCCACCTGCGCTTACGCGGTGCGCATCATGCTCAATAATAAGGTTCGGAAAAACAATGCTGTTGCTCGGCACCGTTTCCTTGGTCAAAAAAGCAGTTTCTGACGAACGGCGCAAAATCGCCTTCACCCGATAAATAACCTCACGCGGACTAAAAGGCTTGACCACATAATCATCGGCCCCGACTTCAAAGCCCTGTACGCGGTTCACTTCCTCACCTTTGGCAGTCAGCATGATCACAGGTGTAGCTTTGGTCTGACGTAGACGTGTGCAAACTTCAATTCCATCCATGCCCGGTAACATCACATCGAGCAGAATAATGCTGTAATCGCTTGCAGTCGCTTTCTGGAGTGCAATTTCGCCATCCTCAGCTTCATCAATTTCATATCCTTCTTTTTCCAGATACATCCGCAGAAGGCGGCGAATGCGTTCTTCATCATCTACAATTAATATGCGGTTGCTTTGTTCTGACATATTCCCAGCCCCTTCGCTAAAAAAAGCATTCTCTCTATTTTACTATTTTCCCGTGTCCGGTCAAACTTTACTCTGTTCATTCAGCTCTCTTTACACCAAAAAGGCCGGGGTTATGACCCCCGTCCTGTCCGTTTCTTTTTCGTGTTGTCTGACTTGGCAAGTTGAATGAGACGGTTGATTTCGTCCTTGGTGAGGGGTCTTGTCAGACCGCGCTTCAAATTTTGCAGCAAAAGATCGCCGAAGGCAATCCGTTTAAGCTTGATGACCGGATGGGAAATGGCCTCAAACATCCGTCTGACCTGCCGGTTTCTGCCTTCATAAATGGTAATCTGGATTACAGACTCTTTGCCGTTCGGGTCCACATCCTTGTATTCTACCTCAGCGGGTGCGGTAATACCATCCTCCAGCACGATCCCTTTTTTCAGCTTGTCCAGCTCGGTTCCGTGTGGAACGCCTTTAACTGTCGCTACATACGTCTTGGGCACATGATGCTTCGGATGGGTGAGCAGATTGGCGAACTCGCCGTCATTGGTTAGCAACAACAG
Proteins encoded:
- a CDS encoding response regulator transcription factor gives rise to the protein MSEQSNRILIVDDEERIRRLLRMYLEKEGYEIDEAEDGEIALQKATASDYSIILLDVMLPGMDGIEVCTRLRQTKATPVIMLTAKGEEVNRVQGFEVGADDYVVKPFSPREVIYRVKAILRRSSETAFLTKETVPSNSIVFPNLIIEHDAHRVSAGGIEISLTPKEYELLHYLAVSPDKVFSREELLKDVWNYEFFGDLRTVDTHVKRLREKLNKVSPEAAAMITTVWGVGYKLEVPK
- a CDS encoding pseudouridine synthase, with protein sequence MERLQKILAQAGVASRRKCEELIQAGSVEVNGVTVTELGTKADPDQDIITVKGRPIKSEKKIYLMMNKPKGVITSASDPEGRKIVSDYLKGVKERVYPVGRLDYDTEGLLLLTNDGEFANLLTHPKHHVPKTYVATVKGVPHGTELDKLKKGIVLEDGITAPAEVEYKDVDPNGKESVIQITIYEGRNRQVRRMFEAISHPVIKLKRIAFGDLLLQNLKRGLTRPLTKDEINRLIQLAKSDNTKKKRTGRGS